AGACCGGCAGTAATATTAGAATCACCACACAGGGTTATTGAAACATTAAACGAAATGAAAGAAGTTCTTCCGAATAGGAGGATCGTCCTTGTGCGTGAATTGACAAAATATTATGAAGAAATTCTGAGAGGCACCATTGAAGAAATTTTAAAAAACCTAAAAACCGACCGGGGAGAATTTACAATAATCGTTGCAGGTAGAGATGAAAAAATTAAAGGCGATATATAAAAAGGTCTTTCTATTACCGATTGTAAAATTACTTATAAAACTAAATATTGCGCCCAATGTTATAACGATACTCAGTCTTATTATTGCAGTATTTGCCTTTCTTGCTTATAAAAACGGTGTTTTCTGGCTTGGTGGTATTATTTTATTCTTCAGCAGTATTTTAGATACATTTGATGGTGAAATTGCACGACAGACAAACAGGGTCACCAAATTCGGAGGATTCTTAGATTCCACACTGGATCGTGTTAATGAATTTTTAATATATCTTGGATTATTTGTTTATTATTTTCATAATGCCAATTATGTTCTTTATTGGATTTTATT
The genomic region above belongs to candidate division WOR-3 bacterium and contains:
- a CDS encoding CDP-alcohol phosphatidyltransferase family protein, whose protein sequence is MKKLKAIYKKVFLLPIVKLLIKLNIAPNVITILSLIIAVFAFLAYKNGVFWLGGIILFFSSILDTFDGEIARQTNRVTKFGGFLDSTLDRVNEFLIYLGLFVYYFHNANYVLYWILLAQFGSLMVSYTRARGEGVGISPQVGLFERFVRLLFLIIGSFFGAKIMVYILVIITIGTFITSLQRIIYLLNNSRSVD